A genomic stretch from Tenrec ecaudatus isolate mTenEca1 chromosome X, mTenEca1.hap1, whole genome shotgun sequence includes:
- the PRDX4 gene encoding peroxiredoxin-4 isoform X1, producing MLPVAMSTARSPRLLLLPLLLLLLPTGALQGLEAEERSRTREGACHFYAGGQVYPGEPSRVSVAEHSLHASKAQISKPAPYWEGTAVINGEFKELKLSDYRGKYLVFFFYPLDFTFVCPTEIIAFGDRIEEFRSINTEVVACSVDSQFTHLAWINTPRRQGGLGPIKIPLLSDLTHQISKDYGVYLEDAGHTLRGLFIIDDKGTLRQITLNDLPVGRSVDETLRLVQAFQYTDKHGEVCPAGWKPGSETIKPEDAMKAWWPREDL from the exons ATGTTGCCTGTCGCTATGTCCACGGCCCGGAGCCCAAGGCTcctcctgctgcctctgctgttGCTGCTCCTGCCCACCGGCGCTTTGCAGGGCTTGGAGGCGGAGGAGAGATCCCGGACCCGCGAAGGAGCGTGCCACTTCTACGCAGGCGGCCAAGTGTACCCCGGAGAGCCCTCCAGGGTCTCGGTCGCCGAACACTCGCTGCACGCCAGCAAAGCCCAGA TTTCCAAGCCAGCACCTTATTGGGAAGGAACcgctgtgataaatggagaattcAAGGAGCTCAAGTTGTCTGATTATCGTGGAAAATACCTGGTCTTTTTCTTCTACCCACTTGATTT CACATTTGTGTGTCCAACTGAAATTATCGCTTTTGGCGATAGAATTGAGGAGTTCCGATCTATAAATACTGAAGTGGTAGCCTGCTCTGTCGATTCGCAGTTTACTCATTTGGCCTG GATTAACACCCCTCGAAGACAAGGAGGACTTGGGCCAATAAAGATTCCACTTCTGTCCGATTTGACCCATCAAATCTCAAAGGACTATGGGGTCTATTTGGAAGACGCAGGCCACACCCTTAG AGGTCTCTTCATTATTGACGACAAGGGGACCCTCAGACAGATCACTCTGAATGACCTCCCAGTGGGCAGATCAGTGGATGAGACACTTCGTTTGGTTCAAGCATTCCAGTACACCGACAAACATGGAGAAG TGTGCCCTGCTGGTTGGAAGCCTGGGAGTGAAACA ATCAAACCTGAAGATGCCATGAAAGCCTGGTGGCCAAGAGAAGATTT ATAA
- the PRDX4 gene encoding peroxiredoxin-4 isoform X2: protein MLPVAMSTARSPRLLLLPLLLLLLPTGALQGLEAEERSRTREGACHFYAGGQVYPGEPSRVSVAEHSLHASKAQISKPAPYWEGTAVINGEFKELKLSDYRGKYLVFFFYPLDFTFVCPTEIIAFGDRIEEFRSINTEVVACSVDSQFTHLAWINTPRRQGGLGPIKIPLLSDLTHQISKDYGVYLEDAGHTLRGLFIIDDKGTLRQITLNDLPVGRSVDETLRLVQAFQYTDKHGEVCPAGWKPGSETIIPDPAGKLKYFDKLN, encoded by the exons ATGTTGCCTGTCGCTATGTCCACGGCCCGGAGCCCAAGGCTcctcctgctgcctctgctgttGCTGCTCCTGCCCACCGGCGCTTTGCAGGGCTTGGAGGCGGAGGAGAGATCCCGGACCCGCGAAGGAGCGTGCCACTTCTACGCAGGCGGCCAAGTGTACCCCGGAGAGCCCTCCAGGGTCTCGGTCGCCGAACACTCGCTGCACGCCAGCAAAGCCCAGA TTTCCAAGCCAGCACCTTATTGGGAAGGAACcgctgtgataaatggagaattcAAGGAGCTCAAGTTGTCTGATTATCGTGGAAAATACCTGGTCTTTTTCTTCTACCCACTTGATTT CACATTTGTGTGTCCAACTGAAATTATCGCTTTTGGCGATAGAATTGAGGAGTTCCGATCTATAAATACTGAAGTGGTAGCCTGCTCTGTCGATTCGCAGTTTACTCATTTGGCCTG GATTAACACCCCTCGAAGACAAGGAGGACTTGGGCCAATAAAGATTCCACTTCTGTCCGATTTGACCCATCAAATCTCAAAGGACTATGGGGTCTATTTGGAAGACGCAGGCCACACCCTTAG AGGTCTCTTCATTATTGACGACAAGGGGACCCTCAGACAGATCACTCTGAATGACCTCCCAGTGGGCAGATCAGTGGATGAGACACTTCGTTTGGTTCAAGCATTCCAGTACACCGACAAACATGGAGAAG TGTGCCCTGCTGGTTGGAAGCCTGGGAGTGAAACA ATAATCCCAGATCCAGCTGGCAAACTGAAGTATTTCGACAAACTCAATTGA